In Vulpes lagopus strain Blue_001 chromosome 4, ASM1834538v1, whole genome shotgun sequence, the DNA window CCTCCGAAAGATTTTGCACGCCTCCCCCCATAATAACTTGTTTTGATTGGACTGTATAAAATTCTAgttataaattaatctttaaagaagCGGCCTTAATTAGAACATCTCATCCATAGTTCCCATCTCAATCATCACTCTCTGACAGAAGATCCGTATTACATATTTTACCGTATTTGAGAACCAACTGTAATGTCCTTCATCTAAGATTGTTGTTCAGAttgacttcctttttaaaaacgaCATGCCACATCTGGCTTCCTCCTTGAATCCACACCAGTGAATTCCGAGTTTTGATATACTGATAGGATTTTATAATACaattagaataaatatattttatttacaataactatAGTGGGGGGCTTATCTGTGTGCCCCCCCAAGGTGAGCCCTGGTACGTCACACCTGCGGAGGCCTCCTGTATAGGATTTTCTCCTGCAGCgcagtttctttgttttataagaGCCTTTGACTAAGTGATTTCCACTGTTAGGGTGACGCTCAGAAAGCCCTTCTCCTACTTGAAATTATAGAAACAGCCACCtgtttccatttggttcttttagGATTTCAGATTTCAAGCTGAACTCCTTAATCCCCCTGGACCTCACTAGAGTCTATGCTGTGAGGCAGGGAAAGGTCCAGTTTTCATACAGTGCTTCAAACAGTCAGGCATCTCAGCTGCATCTCAGGACGATTcctgcccccactcatgtgcGTCTCTACTTTTGTCACATAGTAAGCGGTCTTCCATTCGGGTTTGCTTCTGAACGTTTGTGAGCGTTCTAAGGACCCAGCTCTCATCTGACACCAGTGTCCGCGGTTTTAATTTCCTCTGGCTGCACATCACAGCTAAACACAGCAGCCCCCTTGTCTTCTTTCCCAGAGAGTGTCTTTTCAGTTCAGCGAGCAGTGCAGGTGACTCAGTACGTGCCACCCGGCACCCTGCCATCAGCCCCGGGAGGCAGGTGTTACAGACGCGGAGGCTGAGCACGCCAGGCGAAGACACACACATGCTCAAGGTCTCACCACGAGGCAGGGCGGCAGGTCTCACCCGGCGCTGCTGAGCTACAGAGACCAAGGCGGCCCCTCCGCCCAGTGAAGTCCTACCTGAGACCCACCtctcctggggggagggggacgtGCAGCCTCCTCAGCTCTGTTCCTAACCAACCTGTTGGTATCTGTTTTCTATATGCAGTGGTTTTATATTTCCGTACACTCAGTTGTGTTTGGTCTCATGCTTTCCACTTAGGACGCTGCTTCAGATTTTCCTGCTGGAGGCCAcgtcttctttcttctctctgagaCGTGGAATTTACACCATGGCCTCTTTTAGTTCTCTAGTTGGGTTGACTGGTGATCATGCTTCCTCAAACGCATTCTTGCCCTTGTATTTCTTTGCTTAGTGAGTCTTCTCTATGTAGCTGCACACACATGTTACTACAGTGAAGActctagaattttaataaaattgtagaTTTGTCTTATTAGCATTATGAAAATGATTCTATTATTAGCCAACACTTTAATAGCTCCGCTGACataatctttatattttgaaCTGAAATGCGCAgggaagaaaggatttttttatcatgaagtGAAACGAGCTAGTACTTCACAGTTAGTCCTGACAACATTACAGCTGTATTTCACTCATTAGCATCGTGACATTTAGAGGTGCCgctgaaaatacaaaaattccttAGGTTACAAAggtatttcttactttttaaaaaaagttacaggaagagagaaagtgtgGTCATACGAGATGTTGAAAGAGATGAGGGCTTTAAATGCTTTTTTGCTCTATTTCTATTGCTTTATAAATGCCACCAGGCACTGCTGAGCTCAGGGAGGCCGGGAACCAGGGGAGGGAGACCCCACCACCTAGATTTGGGGGGCAGTTGTCACATTCCTCTTAGATGCCGCAGCAGCCAGTCTGAGTCTAGCCCACACTGACCCATGACACACACAGTGGCTCACCTTAATTACATCTGAGACAATGAGCACCTCATGCTGGAAGTTGGGCCTCTGTGTCcccaaagcagactccctgtcaaGGAGTATTTGCCACTTCTCATCCCTGGCCCTGGGGGCCCTGCCAGGCGAGGGTGTGGGACCCTGCCTGCGTGGACATCCTGAGCTGGGAGCCACCTGTGGCCTCTGTCAGTTCAGAGACAGGGGCTCCACCCAAGAGTCTGGTGCAAAGTGGAGGATcgaactgcaaaaaaaaaaaaaaaaaaaaaaaaagaagccctgaTTCCACCAATCTTTTTCATGTCTGTCTgtgcaggaagaagaaagggcaTCTCCTTTCTGAAGATCAGTGAGCTTCCAGGCTCCTTGGATTCCTGTGTATCTGAGAGATTTTCAAATTACCTCCTCTTGTTCCTACTGCTTTGTGATGTTGCAGAATGGTTATTACTGATTATTAACTAAATGATGTTTAAATTTTAGAAGTCAAGCGACTTTTAAAGgcccattttataaaatttatggaACTTCCTCCCTCTTTACTCTCATAATTCCAAAAGCTTTAATAAATATCAATGTGTGCTAGGATTcgctttaggttttttttttcctcctacttaCAGCAGGAtaggtgcttttattttattaagcctTTTAGCActatttaacttttaaactaaccatgtattacttttaaagaCTAATTGAATAAAGATGTGCGTTTAGAACTTGAAACATGGGgaaccatgaaaataaaatgtggaccACTACTTAAATAGCCAAGTATGAAAATTCTGATGTCTTGCTTTCCAGCCTATTCATTTGCTTCTGCTATGCTTCCTGAGTGtttagtaacacacacacacacacacacacacacacacacagacacacacacacacacacctcttactctttttttttttgtccattcaaCATGGGAGGATTTCCcgtatcattaaaatatttttttaaaagattttatttattatttattcgtgagagacagagagagagagagagagagagagacaggcagagggagaagcaggctccctgcagggagctcgatgtgggacttgatcccaggactccaggatcacgtcctgagccaaaggcagaggctcaactgctgagccacccaggtgtccctcattgaaatattctttaaagcctttatttttatttattttttttttaatttttatttatttatgatagtcacagagagagagagagagtcagagacacaggcagagggagaagcaggctccatgcaccgggagcctgacgtgggattcgatcctgggtctccaggatcgcgccctgggccaaaggcaggcgccaaaccgctgcgccacccagggatccccctcattgaaatattcttaaaaacGTTTGTGTTCCATGTCACATACATGTTAACAATAGAGACAATACGACATCAAAAAACAACATGCTTTGCAGGGCCCTCCCACATGTGATCATTCCAATCCTGTGGGGGGTCCAGGGCTGGAAATGCTCCCAACTTCCAGCTGGGGAACCCATAGCCCAGAGACGGGAAGGAACCTGGGGTACTTTACGATTACAGACTAAGTCACATCAGTGTTGGGGTCCTCcttaaggaaaagaataaaaacatgacTCTTGGAAATTTTACTAAAATACGTGATCCTGTATATAAATTGCTTTGACCCTCCCCGGGGCCGTGAAAAGATCATGTGCACATAAAGGGTACAGAAACTTGGACTTCACCAGCTTCGAGGCAAATCTGCCTCCGCTTGGGCAAACGACTTAACTTCCCTTCATCCGCAAAATGGGGACAAGAGAAGAATCTACCGGAGCGGTTTAGAGGATTACACAAGATGGCACATTGTAAAGCATTTGGTAAACtgcttggcacacagtgagtGCTTGATAAATCTTGCCTGTGATTACTCAAAGTCATGTAGTTGTGGCTGGAGTCATTCGGGCTGCTTCCCAGAGACAGTTATTCACATACATACTTAAGAAAATTACACCTGGAGCCTTTTCAGCCTGGCttactcattcatttaataaacaccGGTGGGGTTCCTACTAGATACCATGCGCCACACTAGGCTAGTCTCAATTCTCACACCTCGTTTTTCTGAAAGCACAACACAAACGTCCCcacctctgggaagccttcccaggACTCCAAGCAGACCTGCTACTCTCTGGGCACTCATCCCTGCCGTGTAACTGGCTTTGCACATGAGCAGGGCTCCAGGGGAAAGGACCCCCCTGCCATGTTCATTTCTGAACCATCAGCACTTTTTTGGGTGCCTGTAGTAAGGTATGTAGATACTCAATAATGTGAAGTGAGTTGACTGAAAGTGTGCTTGTTTTCCCATGAGGATTTTAGCTGCTTTTGCCAGCTTTTCAGTTTGCAAAAATGAGAAGGCTGTGTGCAAAATAGTTTGAGTTCTTTGGAAACCAGTACGAGATGGGACCATTGTTTATCTTGGTTGTTTTCAGTGACtttaccttttcttattttataacaaCTGAAATTCTCTATAATATTACCAGATCACGCTCTTCAAGCTTCTGtcttgctaaaaaaaataataataataataatacagccACATCAGGGAAGTCCTTAGGGAATGTGTCCTGTATCAGGAAAAGCAGTTAAGCTCTGAGGTCCTAAAAGAGCCTGGGAAAGTCTAGCCAAAAACTATGGAGTTGGGTCATATTACCTATTTTAAAACAGAACTGGACTTCGCAAGTTTTATCAGGTCTTGGCTTATTAAATCCATTCACTGAGAGTTAATTTTTCCAGATTGTAACTTGTACGATGGCATTCAAGTGTCAGAAAATACCCTGACCAGTCAGTACTGAACTGGGAAGGTAAGAAGAGGCTGTAGGTAAAGCACCAATCTACCCATATGTTCGCTTAGTACTTTGTAATTTACAATGAGTTAGCTTTCACCATCATTACCCATCTGCTAAAACAACGCCCTGAGGTAGGTGGGAAGCTGGATGCTGGCCTCTCTTCGTAGGGTAGGAATGCTGAAGCAGGGCTCCACTGGGAATCAGATCTGTGAATCGTCATAGCTCCTGCTACCATGTCCATCATTTCAATTTCGTGGGTGTCTTCAGAAAACGATGCCATGTTTGCATAAGTTTTACTGAAGCATTCTGCTCTATGGAGTGTAACCCCAGGCTACAAGGAATGTCATCGGCTCCTTGGGGTTGGCAGCTTTTCATGAATCCCTACGTTCAAAGTTTCAGCTCATCCTCCATGTGCGTTAAGACGTGTGATTTCATTGGACATGTGTAAGTAGAGCCAGGTACAGTTCCTGCCTCCATGATCAGGTCGTGGAGAAAGATACCTGTCACCTATGCAAAGTGTCACAGTCACCTTCGTGGAGATGACCCAGGCACCCGGGGGATTCTGAAGCATGCAGTCTTCCCATCTGAAATCCCAGCACGGCAGGTAGCAGGAGAGGATGTGTGCAGGCCCATTCCCCAGCACAAGCAACGCTGGGGTGGAGGGCCCCCCCCTTTACCTGTGTACAGGCCTCACCAGCACTGGATGGCTGGGCAACAACTTTATTTTCACCGtgttatttgaagaaagaaaccTCAGTTGGCCCAATAGGGAGGCTGATACATTCCTAGAAGCAGAGCTGAGAGGCCAGCAACAAGCCTGTTGTGCTGGCAAGATGCGAATACCTGGGCCTCTGGAGTGCTTTTCCTGCCTGCCCTGGTGCTGTCGGGCCCTGAGTGAGGCGCCTGGACCGGCCAGGACCCTCTCCACCCTCAAGGCACTCCCTCCTCATTCACAGATTAGTGGGGCTTGAGTCCATAAACCAGGTCAAAAGACAAGATTCCTCCGCCGGAGTTCTAGGTGCTGGCTCTCTGGGAGGACTCcgcaccctcccccaccccatccatcaTTCCCTTTGAAgaaacacacaggcacacactcaGGCGCAGGGAAGCGGACATAAACATCCTGAGGAAACAACTACTGGAAGTGGCTTCGAAGCCTCATTTCCCCGAGGAAATAATCAGCACCTCTGCCCCAAGACAGCTCCAGGTGAGCAAGAAGGCAACACCTTCCCGTGCTCCCAGTAAGGGCAGCAGCCTCACTGCCCGACGGCCCAGCGCGGTCGCGTCGGCTGTCACAGTCAGTCCCCCGGACTCGCGAGGCGGCCACGGCAGCACGAGCCCCCCGTTACGCACCGCTCCCCCGCACGGAGCAAGCGCCGGGAGCCTCCGCCCGCGCGCCCCGAGctcgccccgcggccccgccgggCCCCCGAGTGGGCCGGTCCGCGGCGGCGGCCACATGGCCCCATTGTCCCGGGCGGGAAACCGCAGCGCCCGCCGCCCTGCGGAGCGGCCCACTCGGGGGACCGGCGGGCCGCGGGGGCGCGGAGAGCCCGGGGGCGCCGGGAACAAAGGAGAGGAGCGCGCGCGGGGCCGAGGGGCCCCGGCCCGGGTGGCGGCGCCGCGGGGCCGAGCGCGGGGGGACGGGGCGGCGGGCCCCGGCCCTCAAAGCCGCCTTTCTTCTCTCGCGCTGGAGGCGGCCCCGCAGGTCCGGGAGGGGGCGCCGCTCGCCGTCCCCGCCGGCCGGGGCGCGCCCTGCCTCCGCCGCCAGCCCCACCCCGAGAAGCGCACAAAgagcggcggggcggcgggcgcacacctcccggcggggcggggcggggccgcgggaggggccggggcgcGCTCCGTCCGCTCCCGCCTTAAAGGGCCCGCCCGTCCCCCGCGCGCACCGCGCATGCCCGaccgcggggcggggagggggagggacggGCCGGCGGCGCGCGCACGCCCTCGCTGCCCGCCGGAGCCATGGCCGGCGTCCccgcggtggcggtggcggcgcgGCGCTCGTGCACGTGCCAGCGCCCGCGGGGGCTCGGCCGGCGCGCGGGGCGGGTGCAGGGTCCCCGCGCCGCGCgctccgggggtgggggtcgggggtcgTGAGCcgcggggggggtggggtgggggggcggctcCGCGCCGCGGCGGCTGCCTGGCTGGCCGAGTCGCAGTGTCGGGGCCGGGCGGACCgagtgcggggcgcggggcgcggggcgcggggctgcgggcgcgcGCGCCGGGAGCGATGCGGGCGGGCCTGTGCCTTTGTGTCGCCTGCGCTCCCGCGCAGGTGGGCAGCCCGCGCCAGGAGCCGCTGTGCCCGAGCGCAACGGGACCTCGAGTCCCACTCCCCGCGTCCGGCCGCTCGGACCGCCCTGCGGGGCGGGGACAGACCCTCCTCCCAGCGGCACCGAGGGCTCCCGGGGCGGTCTATTCGGAGACGCTAACGGGACTTTCTCAGGACCGTTCGCTTCGGGCCGGGCCGCCGGCCGCGGAGTGGGGCGCGTCTCCCGGTCTCAGTCAGGCGGGGGAGCAGAGCTGGGGACGCGCCGTCCTCGGCCGGTAGGTGCGCGCGGGGGTCCCGAGCCCGCCGGTCCCGCACTCGACAACAAAGAGCGGCGCtcgcggcggcgggggcggggcgcggccgggcggggagcggggcgggctgcggcgggcgcgggcgcgggcgcgggggcgggggcggggggcgctcgCTCCCGGCTCGCCCCGACCGCGGCctccgcccgcccccggcccggcgcGCGCCAATCGCCTCCCCCAGCGATAGTGTCAGTAGCATTGTAGTGTCAGCTCCCGCCGGTGACGTTGCGCCTCCCTCGTCCCCCTCCGGAGCCGTCTGGCTGCAGAGGCTCAGTCAAGAggcggggaggagaggaggaaaaagcgCTGAgtgagggcgggcgggcgggcgggcgggagggaggagaggagccgGGGAGGGGCTCCTTAAAGAAACGCTGCTGTCGCTCGCCTGCTCGCTCCTCGCTCGGCATTGTGGCCAGCCAGCCGGGCACTCGGGGGGCACGCGCGGCTGCCGCTCGAGCTTTGCCCCCGCCCCACCCGCCGGCAGACCTGGGGTGGGGACCCAGGCGGGGGCTCCCGCGGCCACTGCCCGGCGCGGACCGCTCCGCGCGACCCAGTCCTCCCGGCGCCGAGAAAGGAGCCACGGAGCCCGCGGCAGCCGGCCGGCCTCCCCGCCCCTGACCGCTCGCTTCCCGGCTGCCTTTGTGGCCGCAGCTTCTGGCCGCCGAGCCGAgggccggcgggggcgcggcgcgcACGGCCGAGCGATGCCCAGCTCCCTGTTTGCAGACCTGGAGCGCCACGGCAGCGGCGGCggagggggaggcggcggcggcggcggcggcggcggcggcggcggcggcggcggcggcgagacCCTGGATGACCAAAGAGCCCTGCAGCTCGCGCTCGACCAGCTCTCCCTGCTGGGGCTGGACAGTGACGAGGGCGCCTCTCTGTACGACAGCGAGCCGCGCAAGAAGAGCGTGAACATGACCGAGTGCGTACCGGTGCCCAGTTCCGAGCACGTCGCCGAGATCGTGGGGCGCCAAGGTGGGTCCGGCGGGGACGGGGAGCTGGACGGGCAGAGGGTCTCGGGCCGCCGCcccgcggggagggcgcgggaggGCTCGGCATCCGCGGCGCCCGCGAGCTcgaggagagaggaagagccgCGCGAGGGGCCGGCGCCCCAGACAAAGAAAGTGCAGGCAGGCTgtctcccggagccgcgccgccgccTCGGCGGGATGCGCTCCATCCTGCTAAAACCACTGCCTTCTCCCCGAGCGCCCCCCACCTAGCCCACCCCgggaaatagaatttaaatacaagATGCTTGGGGGAGGGGGCCTTTGATCGGtccttggggagggggaggaggaggagggagcatcGGATGGGAGGAGGATTCTGGATTTCTGCAGAGCGGAATGGAGCCCAGAGGAGGAACAATGGGTCCCgggactgccccccccccccccgctcccatCAGTCCCCCAGCTCTGGGGCATCGCGGCTTCGGCCGTCGCCCCCGAACCCCTCCGCCGCGTCTCCAGGGCGGACGGCGCGCCCCGCTGGATCCTAGCAGCATCTCCCCAGCTGACTTTTTCTGGGATTCTCGGGTTTGCTCGGGACGACTGCAGTCACTGGGGGAGGGCCGGGCAGCCAATGGGCTGTTCCTCGAGCGCCTCGCGGGGGGAACCCGCTTCCCGGCCCGTGGCGTGGCCCGGGGTCAGGGAGGGAGCCGCCCCCTTTCCGCCCAAAGCGTGTCCTGCCGTCGCGCAGCCCTGGCCGCGGGCGGTCCCGGGTCCCCGCGGTTACCCCGGGATAATGGgcgtgtctgtctgtctctctctctctctctctctctctctcccactccacccccctcccaccccccacccccgccctggcTCCCAGGTTGTAAAATCAAAGCGCTGCGGGCGAAGACCAATACTTACATCAAGACCCCGGTTCGCGGGGAGGAGCCTGTCTTTGTTGTGACGGGCAGGAAGGAGGATGTGGCCATGGCTCGGAGAGAGATCATCTCTGCGGCGGAGCACTTCTCCATGATCCGCGCCTCGCGGAACAAGAACACGGCGCTCAACGGCGCAGTGCCCGGGCCGCCCAACCTGCCCGGACAGACCACCATCCAGGTGCGGGTGCCCTACCGCGTGGTGGGGCTCGTGGTGGGGCCCAAGGGCGCGACGATCAAGCGCATCCAACAACAGACGCACACGTACATCGTGACGCCCAGCCGCGACAAGGAGCCGGTGTTCGAGGTGACCGGCATGCCCGAGAACGTGGACCGGGCTCGCGAGGAAATAGAGGCGCACATCGCCCTGCGCACCGGCGGCATCATTGAGCTCACAGACGAAAACGACTTTCACGCCAACGGCACGGACGTGGGCTTCGATCTGCACCACGGGTCCGGCGGGTCCGGCCCCGGCAGCCTCTGGAGCAAGCCCACCCCCAGCATCACGCCCACCCCCGGCCGCAAGCCTTTCTCCAGCTACCGCAACGACAGCTCCAGCTCGCTGGGCAGCGCCTCCACAGACTCTTACTTCGGCGGGGGGACCGGCGGCAGCGCGGCCGCCACCCCGCGCCTGGCGGACTacagcccccccagccccgcgctCAGCTTCGCGCACAacggcaacaacaacaacaacggcAACGGATACACGTACGCGGCGGGGGAGGCCCCCGTGCCTTCCCCCGACGGCTGCCCGGAGCTGCAGCCCACCTTCGACCCGgctcccgcccccccgcccggggcGCCCCTGCTCTGGGCGCAGTTCGAGCGCTCCCCTGGCGGCGGCCCCGCGGCGCCCGCGTCCTCGTCCTGCTCTTCGTCCGCGTCTTCGTCCGCGTCGTCCTCCTCCGTGGTCTTCCCCGGGGGCGGCGCCGGCGCGCCCTCCAATGCCAACCTGGGGCTGCTGGTGCACCGGCGGCTGCACCCGGGCGCCAGCTGCCCGCGCCTGTCCCCGCCCCTGCACATGGCCCCGGGGGCGGGCGAGCACCACCTGGCCCGCCGCGTGCGCAGCGACCCGGGCGGCGGGGGCCTGACCTACGCCGCCTATGCCAACGGGCTGGGGGCGCAGCTGCCCGGGCTGCAGCCGTCGGACACCTCGGGCTCCTCGTCGTCgtccagctcctcctccagctcctcctcctcgtcGTCGGGGTTGCGGCGGAAGGGCAGCCGCGACTGCTCCGTGTGCTTCGAGAGCGAGGTGATCGCCGCGCTGGTGCCCTGCGGCCACAACCTCTTCTGCATGGAGTGCGCCAACCGCATCTGCGAGAAGAGCGAGCCCGAGTGCCCCGTCTGCCACACCGCGGTCACTCAGGCCATCCGCATCTTTTCCTGAAGGCAGCGCGCGTGCGCGCAcccggcgggggcagggggccccTCCCCTGCGGCCTCGGcatcctcccccagccccccagccccccagccccccagcccccctgcccccctgcccccctgcccgccGCCTCGGTGCCCCACtttctcctccccgcccccacccccacccccacccccaccccgccctccaccccacccctcccctgctcacactctgaGATCCGAGAGGAGCTTGGAAAGCTGTAGTATCCgctcgttttttgttttgttttgttttttttttaagtaatttttaaacaaaggaacTTGCCAGGATATCTGCATCCAGAGTCCTATAGCCTGGGAAACCCCCGAACCACCTGAAATGCATGCTCTATAAATAATAGGAACGGCGACATTCTAGTAATGATAGTTTTTACACTGTACTTCATAGGAGgcttccaaaagaagaaaaaccccacaaagttttccattttgtttaagtaggaaaaaaaaatgaacaataatgATTATGATGAAGATGATAATAATAGTGCTTATGGGATGTGTGGACTGTTTTAGTGTGTTCCCCTCTGTGGCTGGGTTCCTACGATGCTTATTATAGAACACGGTGGATCCTTTCTGAATGTTTGGAAGGGCCAGGAGTACCTGTGAAACCAGGATACTGCAGCTTTATAAAAGTTAAACAAACTGTAACATATctcttatatattaaaaaacgtttaaaagttttaaaagagaaattgcaTTAATACAGattgaagtattttattcttttttgacttgaaaaattatatttcatattgcAAAGATGTTTACAAGTATTTTAATTTAAGTTCAGTGAACTTTTTTGTAGCTGggttaaatctttttattttagtatggCCTTATGGCAAAGAAcactgtattattttaataaccaCACAATCGTGATGGAATTACAAAACCATAAAATGTGTAATGTTTTGAACAGTATTCTGTTGGGATGGAGATTTTATAGGTTCAGACAAATCTTCTAGAAATGCTTCACCCAGCATATTTTCTATTCAGTgatataaagcatattttattctatattattacaaaaaaaaacgGAAATGTATAAACATGTCAAAAGGAACTGTTGATGCTTTCTAACATTTGTATAAATAGAATTCAGTGCAAGCTACAAAAATTCTGTTGGGCCACTATAGttttagtatttctattttaatacatttgtttACCACTTGTTTATGTATATGTAGGTGACGTTACTTGAGCTTAAATGTACTTTACTgagcaaagtttaaaaaacaaagtatattttattttatgataaaggGCCTTTAACCTCATGGTCAAATACTAATATTATATTTGCTGAGACAAGATTTGAAATTGTatcaagagttttatttttctgacatttaaaGTTCTACATAATAAAGGTAAAAACTTAAGTAATGGTGctacttcattttttaagtatttctatataaataaaatattgaagaaaatctATCTTGTCTGGtgagttggttttttgttttgttttgttttgttttaagcgcCTTGGAGTACACCTGTGTAAATCACTCTTAAGTGACAAGTGAAAATGTGTACATTCCAGGCATGTTATGTCAGTATTTTATCAATAGAATGGACTTTCGGAATAAGCCAGAGCTGTGCTGAGCTGGATGTACAGACCACGGGTAACAGTATTTTGTAAGAATTGCAAGTTCCTTCTAATCAGGGCTTGCTTTTCCCTGAGAcgtggtgggcatggagcctaggGCCCCTGACACCTTCAGGGGGCCCCAGGAAAAcgtttaatttcttttcaaattagaagaaagaaacccccaagggaaatgaaattattcaaagggaatgttttaattttcaggtCCACAAGATCCTATTAATTAAAATTTGCCTgaaatgctaagaaaataaaatatgaacgTATTTAAAGTTCTatcaaaagtaaattttaatgtTGGTATTATTATGCAGGAAGAAGCCTGCCAAAGCAAAAGTGCCAGGAATCCAGCAAAGTTAGAATCCCACCCagcggggcccctgggggctggggggggggtagAGGGGGCCTAAGGGCTGTGCCTGCTGGTGTAGGTTTCCGCTGAGGGTCACTTCCCTGGGAGAAGCCACCCAGTGACAGTTTCTGCTCGCAGAGGACCTAGCTGGATTTCAGGACCCGTCTGTCTTAAGAGGCTTCTGCTGGGAAGGCAGGCTAATTGGTGTTGACAGGCTGAGGGTGTTAactatttgttgttgtttgagagaagtttttgtttgcttttggcaGGCTACACCTGCTCCCTGGCTGTGGGGTTTTGTCAAGCGATGGAGCCCTGTGCTTTCACTTGACCTGAACTCTTGTCTTCTAGAGAGTATTTAGAAATTGATCAGACCATGCCACTGAATTTCCAGCAAACTTTCCAGCTGAGCTGCCCCTGGGGAATGGTGTCTGCCCAGATTGTGGCAGGCTTCTGTTTTAATCTGTGCTGATGGGTAACATTTAGCAGGTGAGTCCAAACAGTGGGCTACGGTATATATTGGTGGTGgttcctcttttccctttgtaTTAATGTTTATTTGTCCAGAAATTGAGTCACATCATAGCTCCTGATTGGTTTGGTTTAAATGCTGCCGTGTGAAGGCAAGAGGCTGGAATCTGGAGTGGGAAGGGAAAAAGGAGTGGCCCGGCTTGGGAAATTTCTGGCATCGTCTCCAACTCTGGAACGTTCCCAGTCAGCGTTtacctcctctcttctccctcaagGACTGGAGGTTGGCCGAGGCCTGGCAAACAGCAATATTCTAGTCCAATTCCACCTTTCCTGCTAGCTGTTCGGAAATGCCTAGAACAGAACCAAGATTCTTTTTACACTTACTTCTTTACCAGTGTAACTTTGCTTTTCTGCTTTGGCAGAATGATTACACAGAAggcaaacaaaacccaaaagccttgCCTGAGCTTCTTATGGGCTCTT includes these proteins:
- the MEX3B gene encoding RNA-binding protein MEX3B isoform X2; the encoded protein is MPSSLFADLERHGSGGGGGGGGGGGGGGGGGGGGGETLDDQRALQLALDQLSLLGLDSDEGASLYDSEPRKKSVNMTECVPVPSSEHVAEIVGRQGCKIKALRAKTNTYIKTPVRGEEPVFVVTGRKEDVAMARREIISAAEHFSMIRASRNKNTALNGAVPGPPNLPGQTTIQVRVPYRVVGLVVGPKGATIKRIQQQTHTYIVTPSRDKEPVFEVTGMPENVDRAREEIEAHIALRTGGIIELTDENDFHANGTDVGFDLHHGSGGSGPGSLWSKPTPSITPTPGRKPFSSYRNDSSSSLGSASTDSYFGGGTGGSAAATPRLADYSPPSPALSFAHNGNNNNNGNGYTYAAGEAPVPSPDGCPELQPTFDPAPAPPPGAPLLWAQFERSPGGGPAAPASSSCSSSASSSASSSSVVFPGGGAGAPSNANLGLLVHRRLHPGASCPRLSPPLHMAPGAGEHHLARRVRSDPGGGGLTYAAYANGLGAQLPGLQPSDTSGSSSSSSSSSSSSSSSSGLRRKGSRDCSVCFESEVIAALVPCGHNLFCMECANRICEKSEPECPVCHTAVTQAIRIFS
- the MEX3B gene encoding RNA-binding protein MEX3B isoform X1; translation: MRAGLCLCVACAPAQVGSPRQEPLCPSATGPRVPLPASGRSDRPAGRGQTLLPAAPRAPGAVYSETLTGLSQDRSLRAGPPAAEWGASPGLSQAGEQSWGRAVLGRSLFADLERHGSGGGGGGGGGGGGGGGGGGGGGETLDDQRALQLALDQLSLLGLDSDEGASLYDSEPRKKSVNMTECVPVPSSEHVAEIVGRQGCKIKALRAKTNTYIKTPVRGEEPVFVVTGRKEDVAMARREIISAAEHFSMIRASRNKNTALNGAVPGPPNLPGQTTIQVRVPYRVVGLVVGPKGATIKRIQQQTHTYIVTPSRDKEPVFEVTGMPENVDRAREEIEAHIALRTGGIIELTDENDFHANGTDVGFDLHHGSGGSGPGSLWSKPTPSITPTPGRKPFSSYRNDSSSSLGSASTDSYFGGGTGGSAAATPRLADYSPPSPALSFAHNGNNNNNGNGYTYAAGEAPVPSPDGCPELQPTFDPAPAPPPGAPLLWAQFERSPGGGPAAPASSSCSSSASSSASSSSVVFPGGGAGAPSNANLGLLVHRRLHPGASCPRLSPPLHMAPGAGEHHLARRVRSDPGGGGLTYAAYANGLGAQLPGLQPSDTSGSSSSSSSSSSSSSSSSGLRRKGSRDCSVCFESEVIAALVPCGHNLFCMECANRICEKSEPECPVCHTAVTQAIRIFS